A window of the Egibacter rhizosphaerae genome harbors these coding sequences:
- a CDS encoding protein kinase domain-containing protein, translated as MSADPTAVQQPQARPRVVAGLRLVEMVGSGGEGEVWDARDERGQRRALKLVRPEVLPAPEELGRRGDWLTRIDHPALVRVHRTGRLTGSTLEGWGFVEMDFVAGEPLGAAPADPYALRRLRPLAEALDLLHAGRWSEGVPLVHRDVKPANLIEQDDGRVVLVDVSTLRGLDTREATRVGTPLFAAPEVMTGHAGPPADVYSFAATIIALVSGARGAQLADLLADPGRLDLPPTVAQALHPDPAQRPGSCAAVLEAGTTIAGPRGQEPQQLRLTPPPTARWFLVLALLAGLVIVAPIEPFELPEPGIYAGVVLLHVLFSRLAGAPWLLTLVPPAAWAWPLGARAAPPGRARAWTRVTLLGVVTTGLALMAPLVGTAAVNVGRDLVEEFAPLLASALDVIADGLAALGVDELAAGAAGAGTVLFVAALTVAAGRARRLAGVLLRWLLLPAWVLGLLVALVGSVLGLLVSRVAVERLATGAVVSAAAFVGGWGSGRRPLEHRADPRL; from the coding sequence GTGAGTGCTGACCCGACCGCCGTGCAGCAGCCGCAGGCGCGCCCGCGGGTGGTCGCCGGCCTGCGGCTGGTCGAGATGGTCGGCAGCGGTGGTGAGGGCGAGGTCTGGGACGCGCGCGACGAACGCGGGCAGCGGCGCGCCCTCAAGCTCGTGCGACCGGAGGTGCTCCCCGCCCCCGAGGAGCTGGGACGCCGCGGTGACTGGCTGACCCGGATCGACCACCCCGCCCTGGTGCGGGTGCACCGCACGGGGCGGCTCACCGGCTCGACCCTCGAGGGGTGGGGGTTCGTCGAAATGGACTTCGTCGCCGGGGAGCCCCTCGGCGCCGCACCCGCCGACCCGTACGCCCTGCGCCGGCTGCGCCCGCTCGCGGAGGCCCTCGACCTCCTGCACGCGGGACGGTGGTCCGAGGGTGTGCCGCTGGTGCACCGTGACGTGAAGCCCGCGAACCTGATCGAGCAGGACGACGGGCGGGTCGTGCTCGTGGACGTGTCCACGCTGCGTGGGCTCGACACGCGCGAGGCGACACGCGTCGGCACGCCGCTCTTCGCGGCTCCCGAGGTGATGACCGGGCACGCCGGCCCGCCCGCGGACGTCTACTCGTTCGCCGCGACGATCATCGCGCTGGTGAGCGGTGCCCGCGGCGCCCAGCTCGCCGACCTGCTCGCCGACCCCGGGCGTCTGGACCTCCCCCCGACGGTCGCACAGGCGCTGCATCCGGACCCGGCACAGCGGCCGGGCTCGTGCGCGGCGGTGCTCGAGGCCGGGACGACCATCGCCGGCCCGAGGGGGCAGGAACCCCAGCAGCTGCGTCTCACCCCGCCCCCGACGGCGCGCTGGTTCCTCGTGCTGGCGCTGCTCGCGGGCCTCGTGATCGTCGCACCGATCGAGCCGTTCGAGCTGCCCGAGCCCGGGATCTATGCCGGCGTGGTCCTGCTCCACGTGCTGTTCAGCCGGCTCGCGGGCGCCCCCTGGCTGCTGACGCTCGTGCCGCCGGCCGCGTGGGCATGGCCCCTCGGGGCGCGCGCCGCGCCGCCGGGGCGAGCGCGCGCGTGGACCCGGGTGACGTTGCTCGGGGTGGTGACGACGGGGCTCGCGCTCATGGCGCCGCTCGTGGGGACCGCGGCGGTGAACGTCGGGCGCGACCTCGTCGAGGAGTTCGCCCCCCTGTTGGCGTCCGCGCTCGACGTGATCGCCGACGGGCTCGCCGCGCTCGGCGTGGACGAGCTCGCGGCCGGTGCGGCCGGGGCGGGCACGGTGCTGTTCGTGGCCGCGTTGACGGTCGCGGCCGGCCGCGCGCGCCGCCTCGCGGGAGTGCTCCTGCGCTGGCTCCTGCTGCCGGCGTGGGTCCTCGGCCTGCTGGTCGCGCTGGTCGGCTCGGTGCTGGGGCTGCTCGTGAGCCGCGTCGCCGTCGAGCGTCTGGCGACCGGCGCGGTGGTCAGCGCGGCCGCGTTCGTCGGCGGGTGGGGCAGTGGGCGCCGCCCGTTGGAGCACCGCGCGGACCCGCGGCTCTGA
- a CDS encoding bifunctional 5,10-methylenetetrahydrofolate dehydrogenase/5,10-methenyltetrahydrofolate cyclohydrolase encodes MGATTIDGKATAAAERERIATEVTALGEHGIVPGLAAVLVGDDPASEVYVRQKERMCERVGMRSLGERLDAEVSQSELLEVVDRLNADPAVSGIIVQMPLPDHLDEVEAQERTDPTKDVDGLHPENAGRLMRGDPRFVPATPLGCAVLLATYEIAVSGANIVVLGRSQLVGRPLATLLSAKPSPGGPVGNATVTVCHTRTRDLAAHTRAADVIVVAAGVAGALTADMVSPGATVIDVGIHRAEDGSLHGDVTDPTVEEVAGALTPVPGGVGPMTVTMLLENTVRAARIQAGLPAV; translated from the coding sequence ATGGGGGCGACGACGATCGACGGCAAGGCCACCGCTGCGGCCGAGCGGGAGCGGATCGCGACCGAGGTCACGGCGCTGGGCGAGCACGGGATTGTCCCCGGGCTGGCGGCCGTGCTGGTGGGCGACGACCCCGCGAGCGAGGTCTACGTCCGACAGAAGGAGCGGATGTGCGAGCGGGTCGGGATGCGCTCACTGGGCGAGCGCCTCGATGCCGAGGTCAGCCAGTCCGAGCTCCTGGAGGTCGTCGACCGCCTGAACGCCGACCCGGCGGTGAGCGGGATCATCGTCCAGATGCCGCTGCCCGATCACCTCGACGAGGTGGAGGCCCAGGAGCGCACCGACCCCACCAAGGACGTCGACGGGCTGCACCCCGAGAACGCGGGGCGGCTCATGCGGGGCGATCCCCGGTTCGTCCCGGCCACACCGCTGGGCTGCGCCGTGCTGCTCGCGACCTACGAGATCGCGGTGTCGGGCGCGAACATCGTGGTCCTCGGCCGCAGTCAGCTCGTCGGCCGTCCCCTGGCGACGCTGCTGTCGGCCAAGCCCTCGCCGGGCGGCCCGGTGGGCAACGCCACGGTGACCGTGTGTCACACCCGCACCCGTGACCTCGCGGCGCACACGCGAGCCGCCGACGTCATCGTCGTCGCCGCCGGGGTGGCCGGCGCTCTCACCGCGGACATGGTGAGTCCTGGCGCCACGGTGATCGATGTCGGGATCCATCGGGCGGAGGACGGCTCGCTCCACGGGGACGTGACCGACCCGACGGTGGAGGAGGTCGCGGGCGCGCTGACGCCGGTGCCGGGCGGCGTGGGGCCGATGACGGTCACGATGCTGCTCGAGAACACGGTGCGCGCAGCCCGCATCCAGGCCGGCCTGCCCGCGGTCTGA
- a CDS encoding NAD(P)/FAD-dependent oxidoreductase, protein MHVIVVGGGIVGASAAYHLAVRNVTVTLVDRADTGQATAAGAGIVSPWSRDEHDLEAYTLGRESARHYRELAATLADDGDGDLGFRVVGGIALARDPGELAHQEATLRARRDDAPEIGDVALLDPAELGRAFPPARRDLVGLHHTGAGRIDGRQACATLRSAAQRRGAELRHGSAELDSSGERIEGVRVEGVALEADAVVVAAGAWTPPVCAPAGIDLPVTAQRGQIVHLELPGADTAPWPVVHAFARHYLLGFGGPRVVAGATREDGTGFDHRVTVAGLSQILERAVEVAPDLGEATVAQTRVGFRPMSSDGRPLLGPVPGAENVVVATGLGPRGLTVGPLVGAIAGDLAVGEAPRVPIEGFALTRA, encoded by the coding sequence ATGCACGTGATCGTCGTGGGCGGAGGCATCGTCGGCGCGAGCGCGGCCTACCACCTCGCGGTCCGCAACGTGACGGTCACACTCGTCGACCGCGCGGACACGGGCCAGGCGACCGCCGCCGGGGCGGGCATCGTGAGCCCGTGGAGCCGCGACGAGCACGACCTCGAGGCCTACACCCTCGGACGCGAGAGCGCGCGACACTATCGGGAGCTCGCCGCAACCCTCGCCGATGACGGCGACGGGGACCTCGGGTTCCGGGTGGTGGGCGGCATCGCGCTCGCCCGCGACCCGGGGGAGCTCGCGCACCAGGAGGCCACACTGCGTGCGAGACGGGACGACGCGCCCGAGATCGGCGACGTCGCCCTGCTCGACCCCGCCGAGTTGGGCCGGGCGTTCCCGCCGGCGCGCCGTGACCTCGTCGGCCTCCACCACACGGGGGCGGGGCGCATCGACGGACGGCAGGCCTGCGCGACCCTGCGATCGGCGGCGCAGCGGCGCGGCGCGGAGTTGCGCCACGGCAGCGCCGAGCTCGACTCGAGTGGCGAGCGCATCGAGGGGGTGCGCGTGGAGGGCGTCGCGCTGGAGGCGGACGCGGTCGTCGTCGCCGCCGGCGCCTGGACGCCGCCGGTGTGCGCCCCCGCCGGGATCGACCTCCCCGTGACCGCCCAGCGGGGACAGATCGTGCACCTCGAGCTGCCGGGCGCCGACACCGCACCGTGGCCGGTCGTGCACGCGTTCGCGCGGCACTACCTGCTGGGCTTCGGCGGTCCCCGGGTGGTCGCCGGCGCGACCCGCGAGGACGGGACCGGCTTCGACCACCGCGTGACGGTGGCGGGGCTCTCCCAGATCCTCGAGCGGGCGGTCGAGGTCGCGCCCGACCTCGGCGAGGCGACGGTCGCCCAGACCCGGGTCGGGTTCCGACCGATGAGCTCCGACGGGCGCCCGCTGCTCGGGCCCGTGCCCGGCGCCGAGAACGTGGTCGTCGCCACCGGGCTCGGTCCGCGCGGCCTCACCGTCGGCCCGCTGGTCGGTGCGATCGCCGGCGATCTCGCGGTGGGCGAAGCGCCGCGGGTCCCGATCGAGGGGTTCGCTCTCACTCGCGCGTAG